The following proteins come from a genomic window of Dreissena polymorpha isolate Duluth1 chromosome 1, UMN_Dpol_1.0, whole genome shotgun sequence:
- the LOC127844044 gene encoding uncharacterized protein LOC127844044 isoform X2 → MQVAYEEVLCECSDDEMLNPGKLDKGTWQPRASDILALFDQLKDKKVLELSWKCPGRRTPKSDEPQEEESKVEEVKTPTKTDEHKPAIPNEFDFDEGPETKTVITPRRTPGSAPKSQKKVARMDKVLKDMMQQRKQQAAERDARKQAASTATGGAKSPRTNSGSPGRARIGSPAGSPRTPPSAGVNRMSPVRLPGDPITTTPLRAPLPDNTLLAQNRAVTSEVERNANFADSTTAGTLAAYTRVTSTVQSYSNHTSAENMNSQISVFSQQQPQDLVISCDVTSNKTVSANFVHTTSAVLPETMPESMDMS, encoded by the exons ATGCAAGTTGCATATGAAGAAGTCCTGTGTGAGTGCAGTGATGACGAAATGTTAAATCCTGGAAAACTAGACAAGGGGACATGGCAGCCAAGGGCTTCAGATATCCTTGCACTTTTTGATCAACTAAAGGACAAAAAG GTGCTTGAGCTCAGCTGGAAATGTCCTGGGAGACGGACTCCCAAATCTGATGAGCCACAGGAAGAGGAATCCAAGGTCGAAGAGGTCAAAACTCCCACCAAAACAGACGAGCATAA GCCTGCTATACCAAATGAGTTTGACTTTGATGAAGGGCCAGAAACTAAAACTGTCATTACCCCAAGAAGAACACCAG GATCGGCACCAAAATCTCAAAAGAAGGTAGCGCGCATGGATAAAGTACTCAAAGACATGATGCAGCAGAGGAAGCAACAGGCTGCAGAGCGTGATGCACGCAAGCAGGCAGCAAGCACAGCCACGGGTGGAGCCAAATCCCCCCGGACAAATTCGGGCAGTCCCGGACGGGCCCGTATAGGAAGTCCAGCGGGTAGCCCTAGAACACCCCCGTCTGCCGGAGTGAATCGAATGTCTCCGGTACGACTCCCGGGTGATCCAATCACAACAACGCCCCTACGAGCTCCCTTGCCAGATAATACCCTACTGGCCCAAAACAGGGCAGTAACTAGCGAAGTGGAAAGGAACGCTAATTTTGCTGACTCTACAACAGCTGGCACTTTAGCGGCATATACTAGAGTTACTTCTACAGTGCAAAGCTATTCGAATCATACTTCAGCAGAGAACATGAATTCTCAGATTTCTGTATTCTCACAACAGCAGCCACAGGATCTAGTAATTTCCTGTGATGTTACCAGTAATAAAACGGTTTCTGCAAATTTTGTTCACACCACCTCTGCAGTTTTGCCAGAAACAATGCCAGAAAGCATGGATATGTCttga
- the LOC127844044 gene encoding uncharacterized protein LOC127844044 isoform X1: protein MMIKNSLHAFSFIIVMLSMVCDSYNTRVMQVAYEEVLCECSDDEMLNPGKLDKGTWQPRASDILALFDQLKDKKVLELSWKCPGRRTPKSDEPQEEESKVEEVKTPTKTDEHKPAIPNEFDFDEGPETKTVITPRRTPGSAPKSQKKVARMDKVLKDMMQQRKQQAAERDARKQAASTATGGAKSPRTNSGSPGRARIGSPAGSPRTPPSAGVNRMSPVRLPGDPITTTPLRAPLPDNTLLAQNRAVTSEVERNANFADSTTAGTLAAYTRVTSTVQSYSNHTSAENMNSQISVFSQQQPQDLVISCDVTSNKTVSANFVHTTSAVLPETMPESMDMS, encoded by the exons AATACAAGAGTAATGCAAGTTGCATATGAAGAAGTCCTGTGTGAGTGCAGTGATGACGAAATGTTAAATCCTGGAAAACTAGACAAGGGGACATGGCAGCCAAGGGCTTCAGATATCCTTGCACTTTTTGATCAACTAAAGGACAAAAAG GTGCTTGAGCTCAGCTGGAAATGTCCTGGGAGACGGACTCCCAAATCTGATGAGCCACAGGAAGAGGAATCCAAGGTCGAAGAGGTCAAAACTCCCACCAAAACAGACGAGCATAA GCCTGCTATACCAAATGAGTTTGACTTTGATGAAGGGCCAGAAACTAAAACTGTCATTACCCCAAGAAGAACACCAG GATCGGCACCAAAATCTCAAAAGAAGGTAGCGCGCATGGATAAAGTACTCAAAGACATGATGCAGCAGAGGAAGCAACAGGCTGCAGAGCGTGATGCACGCAAGCAGGCAGCAAGCACAGCCACGGGTGGAGCCAAATCCCCCCGGACAAATTCGGGCAGTCCCGGACGGGCCCGTATAGGAAGTCCAGCGGGTAGCCCTAGAACACCCCCGTCTGCCGGAGTGAATCGAATGTCTCCGGTACGACTCCCGGGTGATCCAATCACAACAACGCCCCTACGAGCTCCCTTGCCAGATAATACCCTACTGGCCCAAAACAGGGCAGTAACTAGCGAAGTGGAAAGGAACGCTAATTTTGCTGACTCTACAACAGCTGGCACTTTAGCGGCATATACTAGAGTTACTTCTACAGTGCAAAGCTATTCGAATCATACTTCAGCAGAGAACATGAATTCTCAGATTTCTGTATTCTCACAACAGCAGCCACAGGATCTAGTAATTTCCTGTGATGTTACCAGTAATAAAACGGTTTCTGCAAATTTTGTTCACACCACCTCTGCAGTTTTGCCAGAAACAATGCCAGAAAGCATGGATATGTCttga